Proteins from one Astatotilapia calliptera chromosome 8, fAstCal1.2, whole genome shotgun sequence genomic window:
- the LOC113027831 gene encoding cholesterol 25-hydroxylase-like protein yields MAMLLQPLWTFVLGHAPLLRSPFFPVLFSLCVYLSFCLPFLLLDALSTRWAWVLRYKLQPQSSVSWSSVRRCLALTLYNHLVFIFPLTVLHWYLRPVHLTEEAPPLPRLLAQVLVCLLLFDFQSFAWHLLHHRVPWLYRTFHKVHHTYTSTSALTAEYSGTWETLSLGLFAAANPLLLGCHPLTELAFFVVNIWLSVEDHCGYDLPWATHRLVPLGLYGGARHHDLHHLKSKCNFAPYFTHWDRLAGTLQTQD; encoded by the exons ATGGCGAtgctgctgcagcctctgtggACCTTCGTGCTGGGACACGCCCCCCTCCTGCGCTCGCCCTTCTTCCCCGTGCTCTTCTCGCTCTGCGTCTACCTGTCCTTCTGCCTGCCCTTCCTGCTGCTGGACGCGCTGTCCACCAGGTGGGCGTGGGTGCTCAGGTAcaagctgcagcctcagagctccGTCAGCTGGTCGTCGGTGCGGCGCTGCCTGGCTCTGACGCTCTACAACCACCTGGTCTTCATCTTCCCGCTCACCGTGCTGCACTGGTACCTGAGGCCGGTGCACCTGACCGAGGAGGCCCCGCCCCTTCCGCGCCTGCTGGCTCAGGTGCTCGTGTGCCTGCTGCTCTTTGACTTCCAGAGCTTCGCCTGGCACCTGCTGCACCACCGAGTGCCCTGGCTCTACCGCACCTTCCACAAG gtgCACCACACCTACACCTCCACCTCCGCCCTCACCGCCGAGTACTCGGGCACCTGGGAGACCCTCAGCCTGGGCCTGTTCGCTGCCGCCAACCCCCTCCTGCTGGGCTGCCACCCGCTCACCGAGCTCGCCTTCTTCGTGGTCAACATCTGGCTGTCGGTGGAGGATCACTGCGGCTACGACCTGCCGTGGGCCACGCACCGCCTGGTGCCGCTGGGGCTGTACGGCGGGGCGCGCCACCACGACCTTCACCACCTCAAGTCCAAGTGCAACTTTGCGCCGTACTTCACCCACTGGGACCGCCTGGCCGGGACGCTGCAGACGCAGGACTGA
- the LOC113027823 gene encoding cholesterol 25-hydroxylase-like protein, translated as MAMLLQPLWTFVLGHAPLLRSPFFPVLFSLCVYLSFCLPFLLLDALSTRWAWVLRYKLQPQSSVSWSSVRRCLALTLYNHLVFIFPLTVLHWYLRPVHLTEEAPPLPRLLAQVLVCLLLFDFQSFAWHLLHHRVPWLYRTFHKVHHTYTSTSALTAEYSGTWETLSLGLFAAANPLLLGGCHPLTELAFFVVNIWLSVEDHCGYDLPWATHRLVPLGLYGGARHHDLHHLKSKCNFAPYFTHWDRLAGTLQTQD; from the exons ATGGCGAtgctgctgcagcctctgtggACCTTCGTGCTGGGACACGCCCCCCTCCTGCGCTCGCCCTTCTTCCCCGTGCTCTTCTCGCTCTGCGTCTACCTGTCCTTCTGCCTGCCCTTCCTGCTGCTGGACGCGCTGTCCACCAGGTGGGCGTGGGTGCTCAGGTAcaagctgcagcctcagagctccGTCAGCTGGTCGTCGGTGCGGCGCTGCCTGGCTCTGACGCTCTACAACCACCTGGTCTTCATCTTCCCGCTCACCGTGCTGCACTGGTACCTGAGGCCGGTGCACCTGACCGAGGAGGCCCCGCCCCTTCCGCGCCTGCTGGCTCAGGTGCTCGTGTGCCTGCTGCTCTTTGACTTCCAGAGCTTCGCCTGGCACCTGCTGCACCACCGAGTGCCCTGGCTCTACCGCACCTTCCACAAG gtgCACCACACCTACACCTCCACCTCCGCCCTCACCGCCGAGTACTCGGGCACCTGGGAGACCCTCAGCCTGGGCCTGTTCGCTGCCGCCAACCCCCTCCTGCTGGGTGGCTGCCACCCGCTCACCGAGCTCGCCTTCTTCGTGGTCAACATCTGGCTGTCGGTGGAGGATCACTGCGGCTACGACCTGCCGTGGGCCACGCACCGCCTGGTGCCGCTGGGGCTGTACGGCGGGGCGCGCCACCACGACCTTCACCACCTCAAGTCCAAGTGCAACTTTGCGCCGTACTTCACCCACTGGGACCGCCTGGCCGGGACGCTGCAGACGCAGGACTGA